A genomic segment from Pollutimonas thiosulfatoxidans encodes:
- a CDS encoding alpha/beta hydrolase, with product MILDLDQEYDNVKKVAPEYFRRVLAQLDAANTAARRKHRAVLDVPYGASSHERLDIFQAGSSGMPVQVFFHGGYWHSLDKRDFSFIADGLVPHDVTAVVVNFPQLPAVRMDAQIAACRRALLWVYDNIDNYGGDPQRLSVSGHSAGAHIAAMLLVDDAEQGTDARRPIVDRACLVSGIYDLNPIKRCFVNDTLQLSAEEVAKNSPVTMRPQGACALALVVGGDEGREYLRQTHDLARAWRNLEPHLSLSALEGENHFSLRVQFGDPDSKVIKLAVGSVPRY from the coding sequence GTGATTCTCGACCTCGACCAAGAGTACGACAATGTAAAAAAGGTGGCGCCGGAGTATTTCCGGCGCGTGCTGGCGCAGCTGGACGCAGCAAACACTGCGGCAAGGCGCAAGCATCGGGCCGTGCTGGACGTCCCCTATGGGGCTTCCAGTCACGAACGCCTTGATATTTTCCAGGCCGGGAGTTCCGGCATGCCCGTGCAGGTATTCTTTCATGGCGGGTACTGGCATTCGCTCGATAAACGCGATTTCAGCTTTATTGCCGACGGGCTGGTGCCACACGATGTGACAGCCGTAGTCGTCAACTTCCCCCAGTTACCCGCCGTGCGCATGGACGCACAGATTGCAGCGTGCCGCCGCGCACTGCTTTGGGTGTACGACAACATCGATAACTATGGCGGCGACCCACAACGACTATCCGTATCGGGCCATTCCGCCGGCGCCCACATCGCGGCCATGCTGCTTGTGGACGACGCCGAACAAGGCACCGACGCGAGGCGACCTATCGTCGACCGCGCCTGCCTGGTCAGCGGGATCTACGACTTGAATCCGATCAAGCGCTGTTTCGTCAACGATACGCTGCAGCTTTCCGCAGAAGAGGTCGCCAAAAACAGCCCCGTCACGATGAGACCTCAGGGGGCCTGCGCCTTGGCCCTGGTCGTGGGCGGAGACGAAGGGCGAGAATACCTGCGGCAGACTCATGATCTGGCACGCGCTTGGCGTAACCTAGAACCCCATCTTTCACTTAGCGCCCTCGAAGGTGAAAATCACTTTTCGCTCAGAGTGCAGTTTGGCGATCCGGACAGCAAGGTAATAAAGCTGGCTGTGGGGTCAGTTCCAAGGTACTAA